The sequence GGCCTCGCAAGAAGATCATAGACAGCTGTCAGCGCCGATTGGAGACCTTGGAGGAGCCAGGCTGCATAGAAGACACTGAGTTGTGAGGTTCTGCCCTTAATGTCTGTTTTTACCTCAGTGAATGCTGAAGAAAAAGAGTTTACAGAACTGTTCTTCCATTTTTCTTTGAAGATGGTAATTTACTTCATCAGCATTTGGCCAGTGGACTATGCTAAAGGAGTGTcaagtcctgctcctggagggccactttaTCTCTAGTTTCTCCTGATCCTggagaccttgattagctggttcagttaAACACACGTTTAATTGGAatcaacaaaatgaaaacaatctgTGTGGTATGAAGAGAGTctcttgtaatatatttttttttaatagagagATTTATTGAGGAACAATGTTGAAATAGCTGAAATATTATCTCTGTAACAACTGGCTATATTACCTCTTTAACTGACACAAACAATGCATTATGCATAAAAATGGTAATTCAGTTCAAAATGAATGGTTATCACTTGTCATGTGGCAAATGCAGAGTGAAAATGAGGTCACATCTCATTACTCACActcttaggcccaatcccaattctattttatacgacgagaggatacaatcactctaaaaagataaacgcacagacgtAAATACatgcaacttccatttctctctctctctctctctctctctctctctctctctctctctctctctctctctctcgaataggcaatatttgagaaaatggtttagcgatttctaattattggggggattagtctacggttatcgccctgatcaggcATGTGCTGTGGCAGACATATGACAATGATATGACATTAGCAAATATTAGCTTTCTTTttgaaaacatttctttgagtaacatgaccattaatatgaactcacaattgaatgtaacataaaacaaatctttacttttcgttaaaatctttatttatgccaaaaaaagcttacatttatgtgtctttctgttcgctgtagcagccatgttgccgagttaattcataccccttcgtttgaagtgtggtcccaaaaaatcttcatttgaagggctatctggcccttccccttacccgttcccctccaaccaaaagagactcgagacacccctaccccttcacgtgaacgcgCGAAAcagaggggtaggggaaagggggagggctaaggggtagaattgggattgggccttaatcTCATAATATTTCTGCCCCCATGGGGCATATATCTCAGTGCTTGTGCATTCTGTGTCTGCACATTTGACAAAATGTCATTTAAGACATAACGTGTGTATAGAAgttgacaaatgttttataattcaGCTTTAGCTAGGTGTTGGACAGCTGAATTGTGAGCTAAATTTTGAAATGTACAGAGAATGGATTAATAGAATCTGACCTCAGTGTTGCTGTTGTGGGGACTGTATGTTGGATGAATGCACCCTCACATTATGTTGCACATAATGTTTATATGTATCTGGCCATAACACGTTTTTTGAAACACGAGTAAATGGATGAGCTGTGTGATTCATGGTTGAGTAAGCGTACACAGTGAGTCCTGTTTTGATTCTTGGAGCATAGATCTCATTACCACCGAGTCATTGAGTTTATCACAACAGTAGTTTCTGGTTGAACTAAAGTATATTGTCAGTAAACAGTATAGTTCATGCACAGGTCTGGAGTACAGCAGAAATCTGTGCTTGAGCTTTAACATGACGTCTTCCTTCAACATTCGTGAACACAAACAGCATTTACAGCCATGTTTTACAATGCATACttcaactttatttataatgttatttattgtaatgtaactattaaattaaaatttgtgcAAAATTTGTTTTTGTGGGACTGATCATTTGCTTTGATTAGCATGTTGACGTTTAAAGTGGGAAATGTTCTGGACAATACATTTTGGTAAGTATCAAAGTGCTGCATTTACTTTTGCCCAAACTGTAACAGATAGAGGTCAGCAGTCTCTACAAAGAGATCAAATGACTCATTAGGATATGGCAATATTTATGCTAAATGTCCTTCCTGACTCAGGACAGAAATAACTGGAAGACACAAAGCAACAAGCACGTACTCCAGATGACAGCTCCACCTTACACTGAACCAGAGTTAGTAAGGTCACGAGGGAAGGCTTACACTTATCATGCTTTCTCTGACCTGGCAGGACAACAGCTTAGATCTTTACCCGAGGCTACACAACTACACTACATTAAATGAAATTCAGCTGTCTGCATTACAGTCATATATGTAGTGCCTTTGTTCAAAACTACACTCTTAATAAGAAATAAACTGGGTGTAAAGAGATTTTCTGCCTTGGTCCTGCACATTTCCCCACTGCACTACACATTTTGTACTTTTATGCTCTACttatttaataaagccaatcCAGATCATCGGCTCATCAGAAGAGTTCTTCATAAACTGAACTGTGAAATAAAAGAGACATGATAATAAGCAGGGCTGATCTGAAGAACCTGTAATGTATCGTAAAAAGCTTTAAATATCCAAAGAGTCATTTAGCAAATCAAGAAGCCAAAACAGGTTCTTGATAAGAACTGACTggtataattaatttattcataaaatgcatgtttgcatTAAACTccctgaattaaaaataataatgtgaaaattatGTATAGCCAAAAATCTCAAAtgcttcaatttttttattaagagaAATGATTATGCAGTATGAAATTCATCTTTCCATCACAACAtacagaactatatatatatatatgtgtgtgtgtgtgtgtgtttaccaaaAGCACCCAGATAAAACACGTTTCAGTGTGTGATTCTGATTAAATCATCAATGATTGTTATGCTGTGTTAAAATCCTTAAGAATTATTTTGCCATCACATCCCCCATCAGATCAAGTGATACTAAACCTTTCATGCACTAAAATCAGTTTCATCGTAAACAGGATTTACGAAATGCACTCCTGACTGAGTTAGGGTTATTGAGTTTGTCATCTCTGTCCCGTACAGCCCTGGTTCCTCAGGCATCATAGTCGGTTTGTCAAACATGGGGTTGTCAAAGCCCTGGTCCAAGGTGCCGCCAAGCTCCCCAATGTCACTACTGTTCTTCCATTTGGTAAACGAGGGGATGCTAGGCATTCTGGGTATCTTAACAATGCCACGACGGTAAAGCAACACAACAACTGCAAGTAAACCCACTCCAAGCAGGGAGCCCAGCACTGCGCCCACCACGACCCCTGCACTGTTTCCAGCCGCCTCGCTGCTGCTCGCCCCTGATGACGCCTGAAACTCTGCGCTGGTGATGCCGAAGTTCAAGCCGTGGTTGTGCACATCCCGCACTACGTCTCGAGCGAGAGCTTCAGCCAGCTTCCCGGCATCCTGACCTGTCTTCTGATCCAGAAGCACCACCTGAATCTCCTGAGTGGCTCCGAAAGGAATCACTCGCAGCAGCCTCTGCTCTTTTGACACCTTCGACATGGCCATCTGTGTCGATTCATACTTATGCTGATTGAGAAAGAGGTGCTGCAGCCGCTGGCGATACGACTCAAAGTTGAAGCTCGAAGAGAACTCAACGTTCACGATGGCACCACAAACATCGCAGCAGTGTCCCACCGGGTGCAGGGGTTTCTTGCACGCCAATGAATCGCATTTCACATTTGAGCAGATCTTGTCTCGATTTCCGGAGTTATCACAGATGCATCCCGTGTTATCGTCACAGCCTGAACTACCAACTTTAAGGGTTGAGGAGCCATGGAACTGCAGCTTGCCAGAATTGGACGTCAGGTACTGAGAAAACTCAAAGCTGCTGGTGAACTTTTTCCCAAAAACAGACACACTCTTCACGGGCACGTCATGATCAGATGAAACGTCCACACGGAATGAGGTGCCCTCTCGAAATACCACGTCGTCAAACTGGCACGGGACACTCTCCTCGTGGACTGAAAACTGATATGTACCTCTGTGCAGATCGTCGATAGTGGTCGCAGCCACCCACATCGATGGATCGAACCATTTCAGAGATTCTGGGTCTTTAAAGTGTGCCGTGACCCCAGATCCACAACCAGGATCTCCACCCTCTCTTACAGTAAACCCAGCGCCGGATGCCAGAATCAGCTCTCCATCCACCGGCAAGCTCATTCCAGCGATAGTGTGAGCCGTTTCGACATACACTGATACTTTCCTCTGAGCTAAAAACACAACTTGGTCGTTACCGCAGGGTACAGAGCCTTTATCCCAGTTGGTAGCATTTTCAAAATTGGTGTCTGGAATCCATTGCTTGTAGAGAGCGTTAGCAAAAGGTAAAATGCAAAGGAAAATCAAGACATTGTGTCGAAGAGCCATGGTGAAAGGAATGTGTAGGAAGAAAGACAGAGTGACCTTTGGTCGGTCACTAACGGTGCGACTATCACATGAGTGCTCACTCTTTAACTTAGTGACAAATTCACAAGAGCTGTTTTGTCAGTAAAACATctaccaaaatgacaaaaaaagcacaaatatattTAAGACAACCTGTTGGTGCTCTGTTGTGTACAGTACTTCTAGCAGCGAGTTTCAAGAAAAACATGGTCTAAGGATATAAGAAAAACTTAATTGTTACATtacctccctctctctgtctctctcatgtTTCTTCTTAAATATAATGTTACTTCAGTATATACAGTGTAATTGAAAGATTCTGTAAGTGATTTCCACCATTTTGCAAACTTACGCTGCATTCAATCCATGTGGTTATTACTGTGATTTCGAGATGACAACACGTGACACTCTACTTGGAGCTGTTCACTCCCTTGGACTCGTAACTATTGCACTATCAATGCCTAAACGCAGTGTCTAATAAATCTGAGGAAGTCGGGTGGGACAAGCTCTAGTTCTCAGAAAACTCCCAGTTCAAAAGTTGTAATTACGTGTTCTGTGGGAACGTGGATGCTTTTTACAAGAATCTCGCAATCACAGTAATCACAATTCAGTGGCATAAACGCACCTTTAGCCGCTGAATTACACTAGCTCAGTCACTTTAACAACAAGCCCTCTCTCAAAAACCATGCTCTACATAGACATGACATCCAGTTCAATGTCAGCAAACACGTAATTTGCTTAAATGTTTTACAGCCAAATAGTGTTCCTGATTGGCTAATTTAGAGACTTGGCAGGTAATGAGGTGTTCAGCCATGATACaacaaaacataattaaataaagatacaaaaacaatACCTTGAAGGATTAGCACATATGCTACAATTACTCTCCAAGTTACTCTATATTAccttgtatatgtattttttcttcttttttttattttttattttacatctcCCCTGACTTTTGCTATTATTCAGcacaaaaaatagataaaaaataatgttgacATGGAACAGCTAAGATCACAAGAACGCAAACCTCAGCTTATCTCGGCCTTTGTTGTCCTTTTACTGTTGTTTCAGAACAGCTAGTCACTTTAATTAGTATCTGAGCAGGACAATGCTAATGCTAAGCAGCATCTAGACGGAGATATCATGTTATACCTGTTCTTTTTCTCACTGCTAGTCAGATAATGGACCAGTGACAATCGTTTGTAAACATtggataaggattttttttttttttttttttttttcatgtacaaaTCTTTGTGTAAatgaaataacaacaaaaacagatATTTGCATACTATTTGATTTAGGAATCATTATTTGAGTCACTAAAGGAGGACAGCGTAAATGAAATATTAGTAACGTTTACTTCTCATAGAGTGGACGTGTGTTTACATACAGTACACGTCAGCAGGACATTACCCTGTCTCTGCCTGCACCAACATGAACACACAGGTGAGGTGTCACTTGTATTTCCGTTAAAGAAAGAGCCGTCAATGACTATATGTAGAGTTTTCCATCTTCGGTCACGTTTAGTGCAGCTGTCTGCATGAATTGTGgatgaagaaataataataataataacagtaataataataattattattataataaatcgGTTGGAttatacataaaattaaaatgtcgtAGTATTAAAACTTGAATTGATACAGTATTTGTTTTGAAGGACTCTCAGGGTGAAGTGCCATTCATTATTCAATGAGGATGAAAGTGCGTTTAGGGAGAAGAAATCAAATATCAAGTGAGTTTTTAGAGTTAGGAAACACAAAGACTACAGAAATCGTTTGGCATTAAGTGGCATTTAAAACTGCGAGAATGATCTCTTATTAGAGTGAGCAGTCTAATGCACTACATATTTGTTGTTGCACTACATATTGCCATCCTGATTTACCTCTTCTGTGAGTTTCTCAGCCGAGGTTATATTTCAAACATGTTCACCATCGTTTTACTTCTGTCATGCGACTTCTGGACAGTGAAGGTGAGCGGGGAGTCAACATGAGATCTTAATACGTCATCTTATTATTTCTTTGACTTCAAGAATGTATAATAAATCTGGTCTTCTCTATGAAGCACATGTCTgaatgtttctgtgtttttttatatgTGAATGTGACGGGGCGGCTTGAATCAGGTGGATGAAGAAGGTCACAGTCATTGTATCTTTTATTGCAGATCAGTGCGTCTAGCCACCCACGACTTTACTACACAggacattaaaatatttgtatttatggaAGTCAACCATATAATACTAATTAGGTTTACTGTGACTAACAATACTGAGGTAATGTACAACTTTAAAATATAGCTATAGCTAACTTTTATCGCAGCTCGAACAAAGTTTAATGATCATGTTTTGTCACTGTTAGTGAATGcaagtgtaattattttaaaaagagcaGGATTTCCTCTTGAGTCACGGTGTTTAAATATTAAGTTCATATAAATgtgtaattctgtcatcattcactaaccctcgtgttgttccaggCCAATATTGACTTTATTTGTTGTGTGGAGCACTAAAGGAGAAATGTTGAGGATCTTATACAGCaccaaacagaataaaaaaaaagtcacatgatagctttgtgtgaaaaaCAGAAGTTGAAATTCAGATTTACTGTAcgcaataaaacagtaaaaatgtcCTCCGCCGCACTTCTCAAATCTTACTCTCAATTTCTGCGTATTTGAACATGCTGATCATAAATATTGGCTTTTTTAGCTTGTCAGATGTGTGAACCATCACTTTTATGGTAAAGAGCTGTGTTAAGATTCTTCTAAATGTCTCCTTTTTTGTTCCGCACAAAGACAAATATAACATCATACACGTGAAACAATGTTAGGGGGAATGAACTATTAGAGAAtttcatttttgactgaactattTCTTTCATTTATCTATTTCTTTATAGTGAAGCagtaaaaatgtctaaaatgcTGATACACTGATTTTCTGGCTTGGTCTGATCGTGTCCAGTGTTTTGggtttttattgtgtttcttcTTTCCTTCAACATGAAGTGGTTGGTGAGTCTGAATACATCAGTTTGTTGCATAAAacctgagctgtgtgtgtgtgtgtatgggtatgacacaggtattacaagggggggggggggggggggggggcgacttatgaggacataacccatgtacccatttttcaaaacgcttataaatcatacagaatgagtttttttgagaaagtaaaattgctcaaagtttcctgtgagggttagggttaggggtagggttggtgtagggccatagaatatacagtttctacattataaaaaccattacacctatgggatgaacacactttacacaaaaacaaacatgtgtgtgtgatcatgGGAGTTTTGCTGCAGTGGGCTAATCTATATGAATATGAACTGAAGAACATGGCACCTAATTATTTTTCTACTAAATATATTTCtagtatatataataaacttCCTAAAAAATGAACTGTTCTTTATTCTTGTACAGGTAGCAGACAAGCCAGATGGACCCTAATTTGACTGTGGCTGGCTTACTTTTATTTGTTCCTCCCTCATTTTGTTTGGttgggctatttttttttttttttttactaatcatcatgattttaatggaaaattcttctttcttcttcacTTTCCCAATgacagcttttcttttcttttttggtcaAACTTTGTGTTGCTTTATCAGTATATAATAAGATCATTAACAAGATCCATTATTTGTATAAAAGTTCACATTAAAATCTTTTGAGTACAGTGCTGATCTAAAAGTATGTCTTAATGATACAGTAACTACAGTTATAAATCAATGTAAAGTGTCCTTCAGCTGGTCTCCAGGTGTCTCTGTTGTTCCACACAGAATGTGATACTTTAGAAACTCAGCAGTGATCAAGCTACAATCAAACAATACTTGAGAATGTGACTGTTAAGATCTTAAGTACTAAAACCGAGAAAAGCTGCAGTGCTTAATACAATTCTGTCCAAAGCACAGCGATATTTGACACTATCAATAAAGTAGTGCACTTTAACATTTGCCCTCAtcgattttgttttattattagaatcattagtttatgtttgtctttttatttttagtttgtggacagattctcactattaactaagtcAGCTGCTCTGTTCTTGTCATGTACCACTGGCACTGAGACAATGGGATTTCTACATATTCATCTGTCAGATCTATAAAGATGCAATGCTGTTGGACACCACTGCCAGCTTAATTTAATACAATTCAGACACTAGGTCTAGCGAACTGTTTCTCAGTGTATGAAAATGACATATTCAGTGTATTCTCAGTGAATATGTTTATACTAAGTAAATATAAATCcatattcacaatattacaacTGAGACAAGACAAATGATATGCTATTAAAAACAAGATCTGATAACCAGGATatgcaaaatcattttttattttattttatttcagctatttgacTGGATGGTTAACATATGCACTATATTTTGGCAAAATATTAAGATTAAGAATCTTCAATATTTTTGGTGCATTTATGCCGAATAGGAATTCTTGAAGTTTGAATTCTTTGAAGCATATATGTCttctaatttatatttaattgactAGTGTAAAacgaaaaaaagaagaatttgaAGAATTGGCTCCCTCTTAATTCATGAATTGCCATTTAAAATTGGTATTTTCAAAGAAATTCATCAGACACACATCAAAGGAATTTCATTgcatcacacattttttttccagttacAGGGGGAGAGCGGGGTGAGATGAGCCAGTTTTTACTTATCGAGTGCTTAAAGTGAGCACATGACAGAAATGAGTCCAACTTAAATAAGTACATACAACTTGGGATGTAGTGCATCATCAGGAATAGTTACTCTGGATctaaaataaactgttttcaaaatatggttttccaaaaaaaaataaaaaaataaaaaaacattttatatgtatgtTCTATTAATGATAGAAATTCACCTACATGAAAATTAATAGTACAATAATAATTACTGTGACAACTGTTGTTAGCTCAGTATTTTGCATGTACAATGTCATTTTTATGCATGAGTAATAACATATTAGCTTGTATAAGTTGTATCTATGTATGTACTTGCTTTCATGAACATGAtacaaaaaaatatgctttttttgtattcagcatgtaaaacttaattaaaaaaaatgaaattattttataaaaaattgtttCACTTGGATACTTACAGCAGTTTATTTCAATTTCAGTCTGCTTTAAATCAATAtcaatacatttaaattcaaattacaatTCAACATTTTGCTCCCAAGCACAATTCGAATGTAGACATTCAATTTGAAAGGCATTCTCACTCCAGCTCTGAATGCATCTCAACCCTGCTGGGGGTTAAACTAATACTCCCTTCAGGTAAACAGCATTACTCATCATCACATGCAACGTCAAAAGAAAACCAAGTGTTTGTTGATATCAATAGCTCCTTATATAACAACTGTTATCATGGTATCAACACTGTTGTCTAATCAGATTACAAGAACACTAAAATCGCCTTGCACAGAATTGCATGCAAAGGCATGATTTCATTTTATCTATTATATCTTATTTCTATCTTTTATATCTGATGGTGGGATCTTTCATTGACAAGCTGATAACATAGTCACGGGGCAGTCACCAATTAAGACTTAAAAGTTGTTTGAGAGCATAAACAGTGACCCTCCACACTTTGAAAAGTCTAGATCTGTCACAGTGATGAATGAAGGATTCAAAAGCAGAGATGACAGGAATAACAgtctttaatgaaataataaataacaaaggcAGTCCGTCATTAAAGCACACCGAACTGGTAAATGGTAACTTGAAAGGAAAGACTCCTGTCTTGGTGAATAACAGAGGAGGACTCCCTTGAAGCAGACTTGAAGCTCAGTAGACAACTCAGTCAGGGTTAGAGGACCACAGAGGTTTTatcaattataaattaataataataattaattaattaaaattataaatttataaattaatacatacaacccaaatcattaaacaaaacagaattaAAGCAAAATGGCAGTGCTGAAGGTGCCAGCCATGCTGAAATCATGTTGTTACAGGATGCAAACTGGGAGTGAAACAAGCCCACTCACAGAATGGTTTCAACTCCTAAAGCACATAAAAGATTTATAACCCCATTTACCTTCATGAGGGCCAAAGGGAAATAGGAGGTTATACATACCAAATCATGCAAAACACATCATCTATCCGGCAGCCACCACTCTATTCTGCCGACGGCAGAATTCACCCACAAAGGCATCACATG comes from Carassius auratus strain Wakin chromosome 3, ASM336829v1, whole genome shotgun sequence and encodes:
- the LOC113053243 gene encoding protein amnionless-like, which gives rise to MALRHNVLIFLCILPFANALYKQWIPDTNFENATNWDKGSVPCGNDQVVFLAQRKVSVYVETAHTIAGMSLPVDGELILASGAGFTVREGGDPGCGSGVTAHFKDPESLKWFDPSMWVAATTIDDLHRGTYQFSVHEESVPCQFDDVVFREGTSFRVDVSSDHDVPVKSVSVFGKKFTSSFEFSQYLTSNSGKLQFHGSSTLKVGSSGCDDNTGCICDNSGNRDKICSNVKCDSLACKKPLHPVGHCCDVCGAIVNVEFSSSFNFESYRQRLQHLFLNQHKYESTQMAMSKVSKEQRLLRVIPFGATQEIQVVLLDQKTGQDAGKLAEALARDVVRDVHNHGLNFGITSAEFQASSGASSSEAAGNSAGVVVGAVLGSLLGVGLLAVVVLLYRRGIVKIPRMPSIPSFTKWKNSSDIGELGGTLDQGFDNPMFDKPTMMPEEPGLYGTEMTNSITLTQSGVHFVNPVYDETDFSA